In the genome of Muntiacus reevesi chromosome 5, mMunRee1.1, whole genome shotgun sequence, one region contains:
- the RCOR2 gene encoding REST corepressor 2 isoform X2 translates to MPSVMEKPSAGSGILSRSRAKTAPNGGQPHSEDDSSEEEHSHDSMIRVGTNYQAVIPECKPESPARYSNKELKGMLVWSPNHCVSDAKLDKYIAMAKEKHGYNIEQALGMLLWHKHDVEKSLADLANFTPFPDEWTVEDKVLFEQAFGFHGKCFQRIQQMLPDKLIPSLVKYYYSWKKTRSRTSVMDRQARRLGGRKDKEDSDELEEGRGAVSEGEPDAGDPKREPLPSRPLNARPGPGKKEAQGSQYRHHPLRTRRRPPKGMYLSPEGLTAVSGSPDLANLTLRGLDSQLISLKRQVQSMKQTNSSLRQALEGGIDPLRPPEANTKFNSRWTTDEQLLAVQGPDYIRLHVGTPIGAPCAAPSSTPRLAVPAAPTAEATLAHGPHPASPATPTPAGPFPSAPAGPQPAAATSHPPCPGCLPPQCPPWPSAPTHPDWSPSGASSTLALSHEALRQPEAPEPLGRASLGTSGFTKDRRD, encoded by the exons ATGCCCTCGGTGATGGAGAAACCGAGCGCGGGCTCCGGGATCCTGTCCCGCAGCCGAGCCAAGACGGCGCCCAACGGTGGACAGCCGCACTCGGAGGATGACAGCAGCGAGGAGGAGCACTCGCACG ACAGCATGATCCGCGTTGGAACCAATTACCAGGCCGTAATTCCGGAGTGCAAGCCTG AGAGCCCTGCACGCTACAGTAACAAGGAGCTGAAGGGGATGTTGGTGTGGTCCCCCAACCACTGTGTGTCAGATGCCAAGC TTGACAAGTACATTGCGATGGCCAAGGAGAAGCACGGTTACAACATCGAGCAG GCACTGGGCATGCTCCTGTGGCATAAACACGACGTAGAGAAGTCGCTGGCTGACCTGGCCAACTTCACCCCATTCCCGGATGAGTGGACGGTAGAGGACAAAGTGCTGTTTGAACAGGCCTTTGGCTTCCATGGCAAGTGCTTCCAGCGGATCCAGCAGATG ctgccTGACAAGCTGATTCCCAGCCTGGTGAAGTATTACTACTCTTGGAAGAAGACCCGCAGCCGGACCAGTGTGATGGACAGACAGGCTCGGCGGCTTGGGGGCCGAAAGGACAAGGAAGACAG CGATGAGCTTGAAGAAGGACGAGGAGCCGTGAGTGAGGGGGAGCCGGACGCTGGAGACCCCAAGAGAGAG CCTCTGCCCTCTCGGCCCCTGAATGCCCGCCCGGGCCCAGGAAAGAAGGAGGCCCAGGGCTCCCAGTACCGCCACCATCCGCTGAGAACTCGGAGGCGCCCGCCCAAAGGCATGTACCTGAGCCCCGAGGGCCTCACCGCAGTGTCGGGGAGCCCAGACCTTGCCAACCTCACGCTTCGCGGCCTTGACTCCCAGCTCATCTCCCTCAAGCGCCAG GTGCAAAGCATGAAGCAGACCAATAGCAGCCTCCGCCAAGCCCTGGAGGGCGGCATTGATCCACTCCGCCCCCCTGAG GCCAATACCAAGTTCAACTCCCGCTGGACCACGGATGAGCAGCTCTTGGCCGTACAAG GTCCAGATTACATCCGTCTCCACGTCGGGACCCCGATCGGGGCCCCCTGCGccgccccctcctccaccccccgccTCGCTGTCCCAGCCGCCCCCACTGCTGAGGCCACCCTTGCCCACGGCCCCCACCCTGCTTCGCCAGCCACCCCCACTCCAGCAGGGCCGTTTCCTTCAGCCCCGGCTGGCCCCCAACCAGCCGCCGCCACCTCTCATCCGCCCTGCCCTGGCTGCCTCCCGCCACAGTGCCCGCCCTGGCCCTCAGCCCCCACCCACCCTGATTGGAGCCCCTCTGGAGCCTCCAGCACCCTCGCTCTGAGCCACGAGGCTCTCCGCCAACCAGAGGCTCCAGAACCCCTCGGCAGGGCGTCCTTGGGGACCTCCGGCTTCACCAAGGACAGAAGGGACTAG
- the RCOR2 gene encoding REST corepressor 2 isoform X1 → MPSVMEKPSAGSGILSRSRAKTAPNGGQPHSEDDSSEEEHSHDSMIRVGTNYQAVIPECKPESPARYSNKELKGMLVWSPNHCVSDAKLDKYIAMAKEKHGYNIEQALGMLLWHKHDVEKSLADLANFTPFPDEWTVEDKVLFEQAFGFHGKCFQRIQQMLPDKLIPSLVKYYYSWKKTRSRTSVMDRQARRLGGRKDKEDSDELEEGRGAVSEGEPDAGDPKREPLPSRPLNARPGPGKKEAQGSQYRHHPLRTRRRPPKGMYLSPEGLTAVSGSPDLANLTLRGLDSQLISLKRQVQSMKQTNSSLRQALEGGIDPLRPPEANTKFNSRWTTDEQLLAVQAIRRYGKDFGAIAEVIGNKTLTQVKTFFVSYRRRFNLEEVLQEWEAEQDGAPGAPVPMEEARRGAPLPAPALEEDDEVQITSVSTSGPRSGPPAPPPPPPPASLSQPPPLLRPPLPTAPTLLRQPPPLQQGRFLQPRLAPNQPPPPLIRPALAASRHSARPGPQPPPTLIGAPLEPPAPSL, encoded by the exons ATGCCCTCGGTGATGGAGAAACCGAGCGCGGGCTCCGGGATCCTGTCCCGCAGCCGAGCCAAGACGGCGCCCAACGGTGGACAGCCGCACTCGGAGGATGACAGCAGCGAGGAGGAGCACTCGCACG ACAGCATGATCCGCGTTGGAACCAATTACCAGGCCGTAATTCCGGAGTGCAAGCCTG AGAGCCCTGCACGCTACAGTAACAAGGAGCTGAAGGGGATGTTGGTGTGGTCCCCCAACCACTGTGTGTCAGATGCCAAGC TTGACAAGTACATTGCGATGGCCAAGGAGAAGCACGGTTACAACATCGAGCAG GCACTGGGCATGCTCCTGTGGCATAAACACGACGTAGAGAAGTCGCTGGCTGACCTGGCCAACTTCACCCCATTCCCGGATGAGTGGACGGTAGAGGACAAAGTGCTGTTTGAACAGGCCTTTGGCTTCCATGGCAAGTGCTTCCAGCGGATCCAGCAGATG ctgccTGACAAGCTGATTCCCAGCCTGGTGAAGTATTACTACTCTTGGAAGAAGACCCGCAGCCGGACCAGTGTGATGGACAGACAGGCTCGGCGGCTTGGGGGCCGAAAGGACAAGGAAGACAG CGATGAGCTTGAAGAAGGACGAGGAGCCGTGAGTGAGGGGGAGCCGGACGCTGGAGACCCCAAGAGAGAG CCTCTGCCCTCTCGGCCCCTGAATGCCCGCCCGGGCCCAGGAAAGAAGGAGGCCCAGGGCTCCCAGTACCGCCACCATCCGCTGAGAACTCGGAGGCGCCCGCCCAAAGGCATGTACCTGAGCCCCGAGGGCCTCACCGCAGTGTCGGGGAGCCCAGACCTTGCCAACCTCACGCTTCGCGGCCTTGACTCCCAGCTCATCTCCCTCAAGCGCCAG GTGCAAAGCATGAAGCAGACCAATAGCAGCCTCCGCCAAGCCCTGGAGGGCGGCATTGATCCACTCCGCCCCCCTGAG GCCAATACCAAGTTCAACTCCCGCTGGACCACGGATGAGCAGCTCTTGGCCGTACAAG CCATCCGTAGGTATGGCAAAGACTTTGGGGCTATTGCAGAGGTGATTGGGAACAAGACTCTGACCCAGGTGAAGACGTTCTTTGTGAGCTACCGGCGCCGCTTCAATCTGGAGGAGGTGCTGCAGGAGTGGGAGGCCGAGCAGGATGGGGCCCCTGGCGCCCCGGTCCCCATGGAGGAGGCTAGGAGAGGGGCTCCCTTGCCAGCCCCAGCCCTAGAGGAAGATGATGAg GTCCAGATTACATCCGTCTCCACGTCGGGACCCCGATCGGGGCCCCCTGCGccgccccctcctccaccccccgccTCGCTGTCCCAGCCGCCCCCACTGCTGAGGCCACCCTTGCCCACGGCCCCCACCCTGCTTCGCCAGCCACCCCCACTCCAGCAGGGCCGTTTCCTTCAGCCCCGGCTGGCCCCCAACCAGCCGCCGCCACCTCTCATCCGCCCTGCCCTGGCTGCCTCCCGCCACAGTGCCCGCCCTGGCCCTCAGCCCCCACCCACCCTGATTGGAGCCCCTCTGGAGCCTCCAGCACCCTCGCTCTGA